The Kordia sp. SMS9 DNA window GGCAATTGAATCAACTTCATCAACTGAATTTGTTGTGGTGATAGTTTTTGAGATAGTTTAAAGTTAAGTTGTTGTCTTAGCATAGTTTTTTGTGAAAAACACTTGGTCGTGGTCGGTTAATGTTATGTGTAATCGTTAGCGTTCGTTGATGGTATACGTGACTTTTCCGCCACCAGTTTGTAAATTCATCATGCGATCACCTTTAATGAATCGTTTCGTCTTTCTGTCAATTTCATATATGCCTGTAGCCGTCGTTTTTTTCAGCATTCCAGCAAGTCCGTCAATTTCTAGATTCACATCTATAAAAATTTTATCTTCAGTAATATCATCAATCGTATAGGTGAACTTCATTTTTTGCGTTTCAATCAGCGGATTGCTCGTTTCATAATTCCAAGTTGTTCCCACGGCGAGCTTTTCTGTTGGAAAACTAAAGGTTGGTATAGGCGTATACTGTGCTACAATCGTCTGATCAGCCATCGGAGAAGCATTTGTAAACTTCGCTTTTTCAATAATATTTCCATATTTGTCTAGCGTAAATGTAAATTCTTCGTCGATGTAATATTTAATATCATTATACATTTCCAATTCCGTTTCGCTTAGTCTTTTAGTACTATTCAACGCCTTGATTACCTCCGTGTCCAAACTTTCTTTTTCTCCAAATATGTCCGATTCGTATTGCATGCGCGTTACTTTTCCTGTAAATAGATACATGCTGTCGCTCGTAATTTCATCTAATTGAAAGTGCACTTCGTTCGCATCTTCAAAACTTCCCATTTTGTTTGCACTGGTTTTTGTGCTAAAGACAAGTGTTTGCGTAAATCCTTTTTTAAAATGTAATGTTGAACTTACTACATCCGTACTTTTTGAAGAACAGCTCACCAAAAATAGTACCACAGTTAAAAAAAGGATAAAATATTTTTTCATAAATCGGGTTTAGTGTTACACAAATATAACAAACTTCGCTGGTATTGTGAGGTGTGAAGCGAAAATTAGCACAGGAATTCCTGTCTTTGGAAAATTTAGCACGAATATATTTTTTTGGAGCACAATAAAAAAAGCAGACGTTCAAAAGTGAAGTCTGCTTTTCAAAAATATTTTTAGTAAGTATTTTTTAAAACGCTGCGTTTTGCGGTGTTCTTGGGAAAGGAATAACGTCTCTAATGTTGCTCATCCCAGTTACAAACATGACCAAACGTTCAAAACCAAGTCCAAAACCTGAATGTACAGCTGTTCCGTATTTACGAAGTTCTAAATACCACCACAATTCTTCTTCTGGAATATCTAGTTCTGCCATTTTAGCTTTTAAAACGTCTAAGCGTTCTTCACGTTGCGATCCTCCGACGATTTCACCAATACCTGGAAACAAAATGTCCATGGCGCGTACCGTTTTTTCATCTTCGTTTAAACGCATGTAAAACGCTTTAATGTTTGCTGGATAATCAAATAAAATTACAGGACATTTAAAGTGCTTTTCTACCAAGAAACGTTCGTGTTCACTTTGTAAATCTGCGCCCCATTCGTTGATAATGTATTTAAACTTCTTCTTCTTATTTGGTTTCGAGTTGCGCAAAATATCAATTGCTTCGGTATAACTGACACGTTTAAAGTTATTGTCAATTACAAAACGCAATTTTTCCGTCAAGGTCATTTCGTTGCGTTCCGCTTGTGGTTTCGATTTGTCTTCTTTAATTAAGCGTTCTTCTAAAAAGGCCAAATCATCTGCGTGATTTTCCAATACATAACTTAGTACAGATTTCATAAAATCTTCTGCCAAGTCCATATTTCCAGCCAAGTCCATAAAGGCAACTTCGGGTTCAATCATCCAAAATTCTGCCAAATGGCGTGATGTATTTGAGTTTTCCGCTCTAAATGTAGGTCCGAATGTATATACTTTTCCTAAAGACATCGCATACGCTTCTGCTTCTAACTGTCCAGAAACGGTTAAATTGGTTTCCTTTCCAAAGAAATCTTGTGCGTAATCCACATTTCCATCCTCGTCTAATGGTGGATTTTTAGCATCTAAGGTAGAAACGCGAAACATTTCTCCTGCACCTTCTGCATCACTTCCTGTGATAATTGGCGTATGTACGTGGTAGAATCCGTTTTCTGTAAAATATTTGTGTATTGCAAATGATAAAGCAGAACGCAAACGCATCACCGCACTAAACGTGTTGGTTCGTGTACGCAAATGCGCTTGATCGCGTAAAAATTCTAATGAATGTCGTTTAGGTTGCATCACTGTTTTTGATACTTCTTCCGGATCGGCATCACCTAAAATGGTAATTTCAGCTACTTTTATTTCTACATTTTGTCCTTTTCCTTGGCTTTCTACCAATTCACCTTTAATTTCTACGGCAGCACCTGTACCAATTCTTTTTAACAGCTCTTCATTGGTATTTTCAAAATCAACAACACATTGAATATTATTTATGGTTGATCCATCATTTAAAGCAATAAAACGGTTTGCTCTAAAAGTTCGTACCCAACCTTTTACAGTAACTTCCTGTAACAATGTTTCTGAGCTTAATAGCTCAGTGACTGTGTATGATTTCATCTTTCAAATATTTTAGTCGACAAATATAGTTTATTAGTAAAAACTAATGAAATGAGCTACAACAATTTTTTGATGCAAACGGATATGGTTCGTAGCGAAATTATAGATTCACAAATTTATTCATTAACAATAGTAAGGTATGCATAATTCAATCTGACAGAGTTACTATATATAATGAACAGATGAAAGATGTAGTGCATAAAATTCTTAATTAATCCATGTGTAATGTGTGGAGAGAGTGCGTTTTTTGCTATGAGAATTCGTCAAAGCGTATAAATACCTAGAAATAAAAGGATATTACCCGCCAAAAAGGGGAATTTTCCCCTTGTTTAAACGCTTCATGTTGACATATATTTGTCATGGCTATTAATCAATTGTAATCTTAATTTGTCTTCAATGATTAAGAAAATTAAGGTAGGTTTGGGGGAACCGAATAGAGTCTGGATGCTGTAACAACAGATCCAGGCTTTATTTTTTGTACCTATTCGGTAAAAGTAAGTAATTTTCTACATTACTGAAAGTCGTTTATCTAAATTAACGAGCGTTCATCGTAAATTTTGTTCAAATAGTGATTTGCAAGTTGTATAAGCGTTTCAAAATTGATTATAAAGTGTTTGGAATGTGTAATAGTAGATTTTAAACGCCATCTTTTACGTTAGTTTACACAGCTTATTCTTTTCGATCTCTTCTGCGTACCAAATCCGATAGTTTTCTTTTGTCTTTTTCTGGAAGAATTCTAAAACTAGGCTCTTTTAATACACGTTTGTTGGCAATGCTTCGTTCTAGCGAAAGCAATAATGAAGGCAATAATAGTAAGTTGGCTAACATCGCAAAAAGGAGCGTTGCAGACACTAATCCGCCCAAAGCGACCGTTCCGCCAAAACTAGAAATCATAAAGACAGAGAAACCGAAGAACAATACAATAGACGTGTAAAACATACTTACGCCTGTTTCGCGCAACGCCGCATACACTGATTTTCTAATTTTCCAATGGTTGCTTTGTAATTCTTGACGGTATTTTGCCAAGAAATGAATGGTATCATCTACCGAAATTCCAAACGCAATACTAAATACTAAAATCGTAGATGGCTTGATAGGAACGCCTATAAAGCCCATCATTCCTGCAGTAATTAATAAAGGTAATAAGTTGGGAACTAAGGAGATTAAAATCATACGAAACGATCGGAACAAATACGCCATAAACAAGGAAATCAGAAAAATTGCTAGTGATAACGACAGGATTAAGTTGTTGACTAAATATTTGGTTCCTTTTAAAAAAACAAGTGCTTTTCCTGTGAGCGTGACGTCGTATCTGTCTTTAAATGTATTGTCTATTTTTTGTTGTAAATTTTCTTCGATACGTTCCATTTTGTCGGTTCCAATATCTTTCATAAATGTTGTAATACGCGCATACCTTCCGGTAGAATCTACAAAACTAGAGAGCAAATTGGTTTCCGATTTGGATTTTCCAGCGTAGGACAGAATCCAATAATTTTCGTTGGAAGTAGGCAAGGAGTAGTTCTTAGCCAAACCACCAAAATACGCTTGGCGCGAATATTTAGCCAAACTTACCACCGACATCGGTTGCGATAATTCAGGCGTTTCCACGATCAGCTCTTCAAACTTGTTCATGCGTTTTAACGTCGGAAGCTTGGTGACACCATTTTTGTTTTTGGTGTCGATCAAAATTTCCAAAGGCATGATGCCGTCAAATTCTTCTTCAAAAAAGCGAATATCTTTGAAAAAATCAGCACCTTGTGGCATGTCTTCAATCAAACTTCCCGAAATGCGAATTTGATAAATTCCAATGATACTTGCGACCAATAAAGCCACAGAAACCGCATATACAGAAAAACGATGGTGACGCACCATTTTTTCCATCCAAGAAACAATTGTATTAATCCAACGTTTGCTTAGGTGATTTAAGTGTTTCTGTTTTGGCAACGCCATAAAACTATAAATGATCGGAATGATCAATAATGAGAGAATGAAAATCGCAATGATATTGATAGATGCTACAATTCCGAACTCTTTCAATAATTTACTTTCCGTGATGATAAACGTCGCAAATCCAGCGGCAGTCGTCATATTTGTCATCAAGGTTGCATTTCCAATTTTAGAAATAACACGTTGCAACGATTTGGCCTGATTTCCGTGTTTTTTTATTTCTTGTTGATATTTATTAATAAAGAAAATACAATTCGGAATTCCTATCACAATGATCAATGGCGGAATGAGTGCTGTTAACACGGTGATTTCATAATTTAACAAACCAATGACTCCAAAAGACCACATGACACCAATCATTACGACAACAAGTGAAATAAATGTAGCGCGAAACGATCTAAAAAAGAAAAAGAAGATGATTCCTGTGACGAGCAATGCGGCACCAATAAACAAGCCGATTTCATCCACAATGTTTTGAGAATTGAGCGTGCGAATATAAGGCATTCCCGAAACGCGAAGATCGAGTCCTGTTTCGTTTTCAAATTTTTCTATGATCGGAATGATTTCGGCGTAAATAAAATCTTTACGAACCGACGTGTTTACAATTTCTTTGTCAAGATATACTGCTGTGCGAATTGTGCCTTCGTCATTGAACAATAAACTTTTGTAAAACGGTAAATTGTTAAAAAGTTCATTACGAATGGAATCTACTTGTGCTTGCGTGGTAATTTTTCCTTGGATTAAATTCTCCAAATCAAAGCGTTGATTTTCATCATCTTTGATCAGTTTTTTTAAGTTTTCTGTGGAAATGACCGTACTTACTTCCGGTTTTGCGTTCAATCGTTTGCTGAGGCGATTCCAGGCATTGAATTTTTCGGGTGTAAAGAGTGAGCTGTCTTTTACGGCAAGAATGATCAAGTTTCCTTCTTCTCCAAAAATATCCAAAAATTTGTTGTATTCTACATTTACAGGATGGTTGTCAGGTAACAAATTGGCTTCTGTATAGGAGAAACGCATGTGTTTCCATTGGTATCCTAAAAATACCGTCATTCCTACCACAAGTGTCAAGATGATGATTCTATTGCGAAGAATCAGTCGTGCTACACTTGCCCAGAAGCGCGTGTTTAACCATTTAATCATTGTTCTGTTTTAGCTCGTGCAAATTTATGAAAAACGATTGAAGTCAGACTTAAAATCCTAAACTAAAATAATAAGTGAATTTAAATGATAGGTTATCTTCAAATTTTGGCAGATGATACGCACCGTAACGATACATAAAACTCAATCCGAAGCCAGCAAACAGTTTATTGATTTCAAAACCAGATTCTGAGAAACCGTGTTCTAATGAATTGAATTCTTGCCCTAAGTGACGTTCAATGTTTTCTGCATCGCCAATAGCGAATCGTGAAATTAAGGTCAATTCAGGGCGAAAGCTTTTGCCAATTTTAAATGGTTTGAAGCGATGTTTTGCTTGAAACATTGCGTATTTATCAGAGAAAAACTCATTGAAATACATGGTTTCAAAACTGTTTCTACCAGCAATAGAAAAACGTTGCAAGAGCACATCTTTGTTCGGATTGTTTGGTGAAGTGTGATACAAATGTGAAATTGGAATGTCGCCAATTCCCAAACCACCTTTTAGTAAGAAGGAAGTGACACCTTTGTCAATTGGACGAATTTCATGTACAATGCGCGCATCAAATTTTGTATAGTTGAAATCACCACCTAAAAAGCCATCAAAACTTTGGGTAGCTTGAAACGCAAATTGTGGAAAACCTGTTTTAATTTCATTACGCCCGTGTCGCGTTTGCATATATTCACTAAACGGATTCCATTGTATGGAAAACGTAGCTTCTGTAATTTCATACGAGTTGAATATTTCGCCATTATTTACAAAACCATAATCGTAGGTCGATTCTACATTGCTTTTGGAGAGCATCAGATTCGCTTGTGTTTTTGCCGTAATTTGATGTTCAATATTCGCAGTTAAGCGACGAATTTCATAGAAAAGGTCAATATTAAACAATCGCGGTTCAAACAGTGAAAAAGCACGTCTGTCCGTAATAAAGCGAGAGCTTCCTGTTTCTACCAAATCGTCCGTATACGACACACCGAACCAGGTTTGTGTTCGTTTGTCCAATCGCGCCGCAGCGCCCACACCAAATTTAAAATCTTGATCACGCGTTCCATACACGCCATATCCATTGACGCGGTATTTGGTAGAAAAGTTAGCATTCGTTACACCGCCAAGTCCCAAACGAAAGGCTTCATAGTTATTATATTTCACCAAATAGCGCAAATCGAGATCAATATATTTTGTGGGGTAATATCCTTTTAAGAGTTTTCGTGCGAGGTAAATATCTTTTTCAACACCATCTTTTTCAATAATACTGTCCAAAACTACATAGGTTTCTTTTCCGCGTTTGGTAATACTATCTGTTCTGAATTGATTCCAATACGCTTCATCACGGTTGTGTGCCTGATCTTCAATTTCAATTGCCAATCCACGCCCGCGAATTGTTACAGGTTCGTTGATGGCTAAGTCGAAATTTTTCGTTTTAGACGTCAAATAAATAAAGTCGCTTACATCTTGTTTGTTGGAGTTCACCGTTTTGGTGCTGTCTTGCTGCGTGCTTCTGGAAACTCTCACAGCTTGTCCAAAAAGCGATACCGTGTCATCTGTTTTTCCCTTTCGAATTTGAATTTCTTTATCGGTTGGAAACCACACTTGAAACGTGTTGTTATAGTCAAAATTTTGAACTGCTTTGATATCGATGACACCTTTTATTTCTGCAATTCCTTTTTGCAACGCGTACGATTCGCGATCAATATATAAAATCCCTTCCAAGCCAGAGGTTTCGCCTTTTTTCTTGGGACTGTAATAAATCATGTACGATTCGCGATTGTTGTTGCTAACTGTATCTAATATTTTGTATTTGTATTTGGATAGCGCATTTCCTGCCATTGGTCCAGGATAGGAAGTGCCAAAAAGTTCATATTTGTTGTTGTAGAAAGAGAACGACTGAATTTTGATGCCCAATACTTCATAAATAGGTTCTTTAAAACCTGCCATACGTGTTGCTAAAATCTTTTCGCGTTTTCCTTTGGAGGAACTATATGAAATTTCACTTACTTTTTCCGTCATGTAAATGTGACTACGCGTAATGTCTTTTTTGAAATCAAAGTTGGAAGAATCTACTTCTTTAAAGACCAATTCGCCATCTTTTTTTGTGTAGATAGAGTCTATTTGACCGTTGATAGAATCAGGATTCGCCGTAACTAGAAGTTTGTTGTAAGCATTTAGTTTGAACGAATTCAGTTTGCGTTCAGGATCATTATCTTTTTTTCGAGCAATGGCATCGCGCATAATTTGCAATGCAGGATTTTCTTTGTTGTACAACACCACAGCATCGAGTGCTTCTTGCGTAGCGACTAATTGTATTTTAAGATATTTTACAGTTGCATCAATAGGAATTGTAACTGTTTCATACCCAATATAGGAAACCTTTATAGACGTAATCTCTTTGTTTAGCGATAGGTTAAATTTCCCTTCAGCATCGGTGATGGTTCCTGTGGTTTTTGAAATATAGATATTGGCAAAAGGAAGCGATTCTTTCGTTTTGTTGTCAATGACAATTCCTGAAATTTTTTGTTGTGCAAACGCAGCAAAGGAAGTGAGCAATACAATAAAAATCAATGCTGATTTTTTCATCTATTAGGGTTGTGTTTTAATAGTAAGCTATAATTGGGCAATGCCTTTGTTTGTGGTCCTCAACATGTTTCGTGTAACATCATTTTGGTTTGCCCTTTTTTATATAACGAAATTTATGGTATAATGTTACAAAAAATAAAGCGACCTTAGGCCGCTTCATACTTAGTTTATTATAAGTTTAACGTTTTTATACAGTCATGATTTCTTTCTCTTTCACGGTATAAACTTCGTCGATTTTTTTTACATAACTATCTGTTAATGCTTGTACGTCAATTTCAGCATTCTTTTTAGCATCATCAGAAATATCTAATTTTTTAATTTCTTTATTAGCGTCTTGTCGTGCGTTTCGGATACCCACTTTTGCGTCATCAGCTTCACTTTTTGCTTGTTTCGCTAAATCTTTACGACGTTCTTCCGTTAATGGCGGTACATTGATGATTACGGATTCACCATTATTCATAGGATTAAAACCAAGATTTGCAATCATAATTCCTCTCTCAATTTCTTGAATCATGCTTTTTTCCCATGGTTGAATGGTAATGGTACGCGCATCTGTACTGTTTACATTGGCAACTTGTGACAAAGGCGTTTGCGAACCATAATAATCAACCTTCACACTTGATAGCATGGCAGGTGACGCTTTTCCAGCTCTAATACTTAATAATTGTTTGTTTAAATGCTCAATGGCACTGTCCATACTTTCTTTTGTCGTATCTATAATAAATGTAATGTCTTCGTTCATAATGTTCTTTAATTATTCCATGTAATTGCTCATAACTACATGATATATCATTACTAATTTAAACTATTTTTTTGTTTTGCTCGAATAAAATCAAAAACTGCGCCAGTTTTAGGTTATAAATTTACTTTTGTTCCAATGTTTTCCCCTGAAACTACTTTGAGTAAATTTCCTTTCGTATTCATATCAAATACAATAATAGGCAATTCATTTTCTTGACTTAGTGTAAAGGCAGTTGTGTCCATAACTTTTAAGCCTTGTTTTAAGACTTCATCAAAAGAAATATGATCAAATTTGATAGCTTTTGTATTTTTTTCAGGATCTTCATTGTAAATACCATCTACACGTGTTCCTTTTAAAATAACATCCGCATTCACTTCAATTGCGCGTAATACTGCGGCAGAATCTGTAGTAAAGTATGGATTTCCAGTTCCAGCGCCAAAAATAACGACACGTCCTTTCTCTAAATGGCGAATTGCTTTTCTTTTAATATAGGGTTCGGCTACTTCTTTAATTTCGAGGGCTGTGAGCAGGCGAGTGTAAATGCCAGCATCTTCTAAAGCACTTTGCAAGGCAAGTCCGTTAATTACTGTAGCAAGCATTCCCATGTGATCTCCTTGAACTCTATCCATGCCGTTGCTTGCACCTGCAACACCTCTAAAAATATTTCCACCGCCAATAACAATGGCAACTTCAATTCCTAAATCGACCACTTTTTTGATTTCTTCGGCATATTCCGCCAAACGTTTTGGATCAATTCCATATTGTCTTTCGCCCATGAGCGCTTCGCCTGATAATTTTAGTAAAATTCTT harbors:
- the asnS gene encoding asparagine--tRNA ligase; translated protein: MKSYTVTELLSSETLLQEVTVKGWVRTFRANRFIALNDGSTINNIQCVVDFENTNEELLKRIGTGAAVEIKGELVESQGKGQNVEIKVAEITILGDADPEEVSKTVMQPKRHSLEFLRDQAHLRTRTNTFSAVMRLRSALSFAIHKYFTENGFYHVHTPIITGSDAEGAGEMFRVSTLDAKNPPLDEDGNVDYAQDFFGKETNLTVSGQLEAEAYAMSLGKVYTFGPTFRAENSNTSRHLAEFWMIEPEVAFMDLAGNMDLAEDFMKSVLSYVLENHADDLAFLEERLIKEDKSKPQAERNEMTLTEKLRFVIDNNFKRVSYTEAIDILRNSKPNKKKKFKYIINEWGADLQSEHERFLVEKHFKCPVILFDYPANIKAFYMRLNEDEKTVRAMDILFPGIGEIVGGSQREERLDVLKAKMAELDIPEEELWWYLELRKYGTAVHSGFGLGFERLVMFVTGMSNIRDVIPFPRTPQNAAF
- a CDS encoding RND family transporter, which produces MIKWLNTRFWASVARLILRNRIIILTLVVGMTVFLGYQWKHMRFSYTEANLLPDNHPVNVEYNKFLDIFGEEGNLIILAVKDSSLFTPEKFNAWNRLSKRLNAKPEVSTVISTENLKKLIKDDENQRFDLENLIQGKITTQAQVDSIRNELFNNLPFYKSLLFNDEGTIRTAVYLDKEIVNTSVRKDFIYAEIIPIIEKFENETGLDLRVSGMPYIRTLNSQNIVDEIGLFIGAALLVTGIIFFFFFRSFRATFISLVVVMIGVMWSFGVIGLLNYEITVLTALIPPLIIVIGIPNCIFFINKYQQEIKKHGNQAKSLQRVISKIGNATLMTNMTTAAGFATFIITESKLLKEFGIVASINIIAIFILSLLIIPIIYSFMALPKQKHLNHLSKRWINTIVSWMEKMVRHHRFSVYAVSVALLVASIIGIYQIRISGSLIEDMPQGADFFKDIRFFEEEFDGIMPLEILIDTKNKNGVTKLPTLKRMNKFEELIVETPELSQPMSVVSLAKYSRQAYFGGLAKNYSLPTSNENYWILSYAGKSKSETNLLSSFVDSTGRYARITTFMKDIGTDKMERIEENLQQKIDNTFKDRYDVTLTGKALVFLKGTKYLVNNLILSLSLAIFLISLFMAYLFRSFRMILISLVPNLLPLLITAGMMGFIGVPIKPSTILVFSIAFGISVDDTIHFLAKYRQELQSNHWKIRKSVYAALRETGVSMFYTSIVLFFGFSVFMISSFGGTVALGGLVSATLLFAMLANLLLLPSLLLSLERSIANKRVLKEPSFRILPEKDKRKLSDLVRRRDRKE
- a CDS encoding DUF5686 and carboxypeptidase-like regulatory domain-containing protein, coding for MKKSALIFIVLLTSFAAFAQQKISGIVIDNKTKESLPFANIYISKTTGTITDAEGKFNLSLNKEITSIKVSYIGYETVTIPIDATVKYLKIQLVATQEALDAVVLYNKENPALQIMRDAIARKKDNDPERKLNSFKLNAYNKLLVTANPDSINGQIDSIYTKKDGELVFKEVDSSNFDFKKDITRSHIYMTEKVSEISYSSSKGKREKILATRMAGFKEPIYEVLGIKIQSFSFYNNKYELFGTSYPGPMAGNALSKYKYKILDTVSNNNRESYMIYYSPKKKGETSGLEGILYIDRESYALQKGIAEIKGVIDIKAVQNFDYNNTFQVWFPTDKEIQIRKGKTDDTVSLFGQAVRVSRSTQQDSTKTVNSNKQDVSDFIYLTSKTKNFDLAINEPVTIRGRGLAIEIEDQAHNRDEAYWNQFRTDSITKRGKETYVVLDSIIEKDGVEKDIYLARKLLKGYYPTKYIDLDLRYLVKYNNYEAFRLGLGGVTNANFSTKYRVNGYGVYGTRDQDFKFGVGAAARLDKRTQTWFGVSYTDDLVETGSSRFITDRRAFSLFEPRLFNIDLFYEIRRLTANIEHQITAKTQANLMLSKSNVESTYDYGFVNNGEIFNSYEITEATFSIQWNPFSEYMQTRHGRNEIKTGFPQFAFQATQSFDGFLGGDFNYTKFDARIVHEIRPIDKGVTSFLLKGGLGIGDIPISHLYHTSPNNPNKDVLLQRFSIAGRNSFETMYFNEFFSDKYAMFQAKHRFKPFKIGKSFRPELTLISRFAIGDAENIERHLGQEFNSLEHGFSESGFEINKLFAGFGLSFMYRYGAYHLPKFEDNLSFKFTYYFSLGF
- the frr gene encoding ribosome recycling factor; its protein translation is MNEDITFIIDTTKESMDSAIEHLNKQLLSIRAGKASPAMLSSVKVDYYGSQTPLSQVANVNSTDARTITIQPWEKSMIQEIERGIMIANLGFNPMNNGESVIINVPPLTEERRKDLAKQAKSEADDAKVGIRNARQDANKEIKKLDISDDAKKNAEIDVQALTDSYVKKIDEVYTVKEKEIMTV
- the pyrH gene encoding UMP kinase, with protein sequence MQYKRILLKLSGEALMGERQYGIDPKRLAEYAEEIKKVVDLGIEVAIVIGGGNIFRGVAGASNGMDRVQGDHMGMLATVINGLALQSALEDAGIYTRLLTALEIKEVAEPYIKRKAIRHLEKGRVVIFGAGTGNPYFTTDSAAVLRAIEVNADVILKGTRVDGIYNEDPEKNTKAIKFDHISFDEVLKQGLKVMDTTAFTLSQENELPIIVFDMNTKGNLLKVVSGENIGTKVNL